In a genomic window of Ipomoea triloba cultivar NCNSP0323 chromosome 3, ASM357664v1:
- the LOC116012636 gene encoding uncharacterized protein LOC116012636, which produces MDSKPIDIAKEITRVLYDVDKNIYSILVYEIGHDPMKALQIISFWIWLEQIGFNVMRAFLLLPRNMINGLAEDAVACLECISHTQFLLSPVAREIVLTQRVLGKGLSLQYIHENREQAMCGVGKIFSEIYAKASTDMMAMPPPNRNSEQRRQNEMVLPPQTEVELMDQFGQLGLGGQSSQRNEVPFENTNTHPPES; this is translated from the coding sequence ATGGATTCTAAGCCTATTGATATTGCAAAGGAGATAACTAGGGTTTTATATGACGTTGACAAAAACATATACTCAATCCTAGTTTATGAGATTGGACATGATCCCATGAAGGCTCTGCAGATTATTTCGTTTTGGATTTGGTTGGAACAAATAGGTTTCAATGTGATGCGGGCATTTCTGTTGTTGCCTAGAAACATGATAAATGGACTTGCTGAAGATGCCGTGGCATGCCTTGAATGCATCAGCCACACCCAATTTCTGCTCTCTCCCGTTGCAAGAGAGATTGTACTTACTCAACGTGTGTTGGGAAAAGGGTTGTCCCTGCAGTACATCCATGAAAACCGGGAGCAAGCAATGTGTGGGGTCGGGAAGATCTTCAGTGAAATTTATGCCAAGGCATCGACAGATATGATGGCGATGCCGCCACCTAACAGAAACAGTGAGCAGCGAAGGCAAAACGAGATGGTGCTGCCACCACAAACTGAAGTGGAGCTGATGGATCAATTTGGACAATTGGGACTTGGAGGGCAGTCGTCACAACGCAACGAGGTACCATTTGAGAACACCAACACCCACCCCCCTGAGTCCTGA